The Haloterrigena turkmenica DSM 5511 genome includes the window GCGCGAACGGCGCGACCGCGGCCGTCATGAATAGCACGCGGTAGAACGCCTTCACGACGCTCGGCGCCCCGCTCCACCGGACGAGAATCGCGCTCGTGCTGATGGCGGTGATCGCGACTGCGACGCCGAGCATCGGGTCGACCCGCTCTTCCAGCGGGAGCGATGCCGTCCACCGAGTCATACCGTGAGTGGGTATCGGCCCGCCCTAAGTGTGCGGACTTCGAGACCTGAGAGGTTGACCGTGCGTAGTACGCGCGTATTCGCCGGCGAGATGCTATTGACGCCCACGGCGACCGGAGGTGAGTCGACTCGCGGCGCTACGGCACGGGCGCGTCCAACTGTTTTACCCGCCGGCGATGACCCTCGACTCGAGAGGATTCGAATGGGAGCCGAACTGACGCGACGATTCGACACCGGACAGTTCGACGACCGGTACCCGTACGTCCGCGTCGGCCACGGTCCGGAGACGCTGCTCGTGATCCCCGGCATCGGCGACGCGATGTTCGACGGGGAGTACGGCCGTACCGACGCGGTGACGACCGCCGCGACGTTCCGTCGGTTTCTCGCCGACTACACCGTCTATCTGGTCAGCCGGCCGCGCGGACTCGAGGACCGCCGGTCGATCGACGCGATGGCTCGTGACTACGAACGCGTCCTCGCGGATCACGTCGGAGCGGCGTCCGTGCTGGGACTCTCGATGGGCGGGCTGATCGCCCAGGAGCTCGCCCGCGAGCGGCCCGACCTGGTCGAGCGACTCGTCCTCGGCGTCTCGGGCTGTCGGCTCGCGGAGGGCGGTCGGCCGATCGTCCGCGAACTCCACCGCCTCGCACTCGAGGGCGAGTGGACGGAGATCCGCGCCCGCCTTTACGAGGCGATGTTCACCGGAGCGTGGCGACGGATCGTTCCGACGCTCTCGCAGGCGGTCGGACGGATCCGGCCGCCGGACCCGGCCGAACCGCGTGACGTGCCGATCTCCTTCGACGCCGTCCGCGACTACGACGGCACGGATCGCCTCGAGGAGATCGAGCCGCGGACGCTGGTCATCGGCGGCACCGCAGATCCCTTCTTCCCCGCGGCGATCCTCCGCGAGACCCACGAGGGGCTGCCGGACGGTCAACTCGAGACGTTCACCGGCGCCCGCCACGGCGTGTTCCTCGAGCGAAAGGAGGGCTTCGACAACCGGGTTCGGGAGTTCCTCGAGGACGAGGTCACGCAGATTCGGGAGAAATAGCGCGTCTACGGCGTGTTCGTGCTCGCGGCCGCGGTCTTCGGAGTCGGGTCATCTACTCGAATCACCACCGCAGCTCGTTCGCGTTCCTCCTCCAGTTCGCGAGCGCCGTCCCGATCGTGCGCT containing:
- a CDS encoding alpha/beta fold hydrolase — its product is MGAELTRRFDTGQFDDRYPYVRVGHGPETLLVIPGIGDAMFDGEYGRTDAVTTAATFRRFLADYTVYLVSRPRGLEDRRSIDAMARDYERVLADHVGAASVLGLSMGGLIAQELARERPDLVERLVLGVSGCRLAEGGRPIVRELHRLALEGEWTEIRARLYEAMFTGAWRRIVPTLSQAVGRIRPPDPAEPRDVPISFDAVRDYDGTDRLEEIEPRTLVIGGTADPFFPAAILRETHEGLPDGQLETFTGARHGVFLERKEGFDNRVREFLEDEVTQIREK